The proteins below come from a single Plantactinospora sp. KBS50 genomic window:
- a CDS encoding NADPH-dependent FMN reductase: MASLRLAVICGSVRDGRFGPTAARWIADQAGRRDDFEVDYIDLADHPLPLVLTQSPAPDVAETLSQVGPRLTEADAFVVVTPEYNRSCPASLKSFIDWHYTQWQAKPIALVSYGGMAGGLRAAEHLRLVFAELHAMTIREQVSFHMAWEKFGPDGNPVEPEAVGAAAKAMFDQLGWWGEALRAARERHPYGK, from the coding sequence ATGGCTTCCCTGCGGCTCGCAGTGATCTGCGGCAGCGTCCGCGACGGCCGGTTCGGTCCCACGGCAGCCCGATGGATCGCCGACCAGGCCGGCCGGCGTGACGATTTCGAGGTCGACTACATCGACCTGGCCGACCATCCGCTGCCGCTGGTGCTGACCCAGTCGCCAGCCCCGGACGTCGCCGAGACGCTCTCCCAGGTCGGGCCCAGGCTGACCGAGGCGGACGCGTTCGTCGTGGTGACGCCGGAGTACAACCGAAGTTGTCCCGCGTCGCTCAAGTCCTTCATCGACTGGCATTACACCCAGTGGCAGGCCAAGCCGATCGCCCTGGTCTCGTACGGCGGCATGGCCGGCGGCCTGCGCGCCGCCGAGCACCTGCGGCTGGTCTTTGCCGAACTGCATGCGATGACGATCCGCGAGCAGGTGAGCTTTCACATGGCGTGGGAGAAGTTCGGCCCGGACGGCAACCCGGTCGAACCTGAGGCCGTCGGTGCGGCCGCCAAGGCGATGTTCGACCAGCTCGGGTGGTGGGGCGAGGCGCTGCGCGCGGCACGCGAGCGGCACCCGTACGGCAAATAG